A stretch of Brassica napus cultivar Da-Ae chromosome C6, Da-Ae, whole genome shotgun sequence DNA encodes these proteins:
- the LOC125589006 gene encoding uncharacterized protein LOC125589006: MAVYYLDKDAVECWESRDNQVGHLVTTWAAFKKEFERKYFTPVSKRRLQQLENRLAVGNYESLTELVENAVNVEIVLEAEKAASKKSKQHQEGKYGGNQRSFKGKDKEKEPGGPNRRSLFTGKYFNCGKIGHKSSKCYGKKPGSFQSNSYNPTCYTCGKKGHISTQCSVNPPIPATPIAVHPPPAPSAIAPAPKRQAIGGRVYTLELEDTKPPGPSKGPITGILHVAGRPTHVLFDSGATHSLVAPEVAAEFVGSFVIDRMDVAVMIPGDQTLQAKECLRRALLVIYEKMFVADLLVVPLKGYEVIMGMDWLSGYRAQLDCGKALKELPPPRSNPFTINLEPGAKPIAKAPYRMAPAELAELKKQLEDLMEKGFIRPSSSPWGAPVLFVKKKDGSMRLCIDYRGINNITIKDKYPLSRIDELLDHLRGASWFSKIDLASGYHHFPISEGDVMKTAFRTRYGQYEFVVMPFGLTNAPAAFMRLMNEVFHDYLDKFVIIFIDDILIYSKTEVKHKAHLKLVLERLRNQKLYAKFSKCSFWKREIEFP, encoded by the exons ATGGCAGTATATTACTTAGACAAAGACGCGGTAGAATGTTGGGAGAGTAGGGATAACCAAGTGGGACATCTAGTCACCACTTGGGCAGCATTCAAAAAAGAATTTGAACGCAAGTATTTCACCCCGGTGTCCAAGCGAAGGCTTCAAC AGTTAGAAAATAGACTGGCAGTCGGGAACTACGAGAGTCTCACCGAGCTAGTGGAAAACGCTGTGAATGTGGAGATCGTATTGGAAGCTGAGAAGGCGGCAAGTAAGAAATCTAAGCAGCATCAAGAAGGAAAGTATGGTGGAAACCAAAGATCATTTAAGGGTAAAGACAAGGAAAAGGAACCGGGAGGGCCCAATCGACGATCTCTGTTCACAGGAAAATACTTTAATTGTGGCAAGATAGGCCATAAATCAAGTAAATGCTACGGGAAGAAACCTGGATCCTTTCAGTCAAACTCCTACAATCCTACATGCTACACGTGTGGAAAGAAAGGACACATCTCTACCCAGTGCAGCGTCAATCCTCCTATCCCAGCTACGCCAATCGCTGTTCATCCTCCCCCAGCTCCATCTGCAATCGCACCAGCGCCAAAAAGGCAAGCTATAGGAGGTAGAGTTTACACTTTAGAACTAGAGGATACTAAACCTCCAGGCCCATCTAAGGGTCCCATCACAG GAATTTTACATGTTGCGGGACGTcccacacatgtattgttcgactcGGGGGCAACACATAGCTTGGTGGCCCCTGAGGTAGCTGCCGAGTTTGTGGGTTCATTTGTGATTGACAGGATGGATGTGgctgtgatgattcccggagaccAAACCCTCCAAGCAAAAGAGTGCCTCAGAAGAGCTCTGTTAGTCATTTACGAGAAGATGTTTGTGGCAGATTTGTTGGTGGTTCCCTTAAAGGGATATGAGGTTATTATGGGCATGGATTGGTTATCAGGCTATCGGGCTCAATTAGATTGTGGAAAAG CATTAAAAGAGTTACCTCCACCTCGGAGTAACCCTTTCACAATTAACTTGGAACCTGGAGCTAAGCCTATAGCAAAGGCTCCTTACCGCATGGCACCCGCAGAGTTAGCAGAGTtgaagaaacaacttgaagATTTAATGGAGAAAGGTTTCATAAGACCTAGCTCTTCACCATGGGGAGCTCCGGTCTTATTTgtcaagaagaaggatggtagcatgcgacTTTGCATTGATTATCGAGGAATCAACAATATCACCATCAAAGATAAGTATCCTCTTTCGAGGATagacgagttgttggatcaTCTAAGGGGAGCTAGTTGGTTTTCGAAGATCGACTTGGCGTCGGGTTATCATCATTTTCCAATTTCAGAAGGTGATGTCATGAAGACTGCGTTTAGAACTCGTTATGGACAATACGAGTTCGTAGTAATGCCTTTTGGCCTTACTAATGCACCGGCGGCcttcatgagattgatgaatgaaGTCTTCCATGATtatctcgacaagttcgtgatAATCTTCATCGatgacattttaatatattccaaGACAGAGGTAAAGCACAAAGCACACTTAAAGCTAGTGTTGGAACGGTTAAGAAACCAAAAGCTGTATGCCAAGTTCAGCAAGTGTTCTTTCTGGAAAAGAGAGATCGAGTTTCCGTAG
- the LOC111210306 gene encoding uncharacterized protein LOC111210306 yields MAVYYLDKDAAEWWESRDHQVGHMVTTWAAFKQEFERKYFTPESKRRLQQLENRLAVGNYESLTELVEKAVNVEIGLEAEKAATKKSKQHQEGKYGGNQRSFKGKDKEKESGGPSRRSLFTGKCFNCGKIGHKSSECYGKKPGSFQSNSYNPTCFTCGKKRHISTQCSVNRPIPATLITVHPPPAPPAIAPAPKRKAIGGRVYALELEDTKLPGPSKGPITGSLHVAGHPTHVLFDSGATHSFVAPEVAAEFVGSFVIDRMDVAVMTLGNQTLQAKECLRRVLLVISEKMFLADLLVVPLKGYEVILGMDWLSGYRAQLDCGKGRISFKENGQRQIVFYGISPSESVSLVAALRVEDLLKDGEAYLVTVTASKGPARIGVKITDITVVQ; encoded by the exons ATGGCAGTGTATTACTTAGACAAAGACGCGGCAGAATGGTGGGAGAGTAGGGATCACCAAGTAGGACATATGGTCACCACTTGGGCGGCATTCAAACAAGAATTTGAACGCAAGTACTTCACTCCTGAATCTAAGCGAAGGCTTCAAC AGTTAGAGAATAGACTAGCAGTCGGTAACTACGAGAGTCTCACCGAGCTAGTGGAAAAGGCTGTGAATGTGGAGATTGGATTGGAAGCTGAAAAGGCTGCAACTAAGAAATCCAAGCAGCATCAAGAAGGAAAGTATGGTGGAAACCAAAGATCTTTTAAGGGTAAAGATAAGGAAAAGGAATCGGGAGGGCCAAGTCGACGATCTCTGTTCACAGGGAAATGCTTTAATTGTGGCAAGATAGGCCATAAGTCAAGTGAATGCTACGGGAAGAAACCTGGATCCTTTCAGTCTAACTCCTACAATCCTACATGTTTCACGTGTGGAAAGAAAAGGCACATCTCTACGCAGTGCAGCGTCAACCGTCCTATCCCAGCTACGCTAATCACTGTCCATCCTCCTCCAGCTCCACCTGCAATCGCACCAGCGCCAAAAAGGAAAGCTATAGGAGGTAGAGTTTACGCTTTAGAACTAGAGGATACTAAACTTCCAGGTCCATCTAAGGGTCCCATCACAG GAAGTTTACATGTTGCGGGACATcccacacatgtattgttcgactcGGGGGCAACACATAGCTTTGTGGCCCCTGAGGTAGCTGCCGAATTTGTGGGTTCATTTGTGATTGACAGGATGGATGTGGCTGTGATGACTCTCGGAAACCAAACCCTCCAAGCAAAAGAATGCCTCAGAAGAGTTCTGTTAGTCATTAGCGAGAAGATGTTCTTGGCAGATTTGTTGGTGGTGCCCTTAAAAGGATATGAAGTTATCTTGGGCATGGATTGGTTATCAGGCTATCGGGCACAATTAGATTGTGGAAAAGGTCGTATTTCGTTCAAAGAGAACGGGCAACGGCAAATAGTGTTCTACGGGATCAGTCCAAGCGAGTCTGTGTCTTTAGTAGCTGCCTTGAGAGTGGAAGATTTGCTTAAGGATGGAGAAGCGTATCTGGTAACAGTAACTGCTAGTAAAGGACCCGCTAGAATTGGAGTTAAAATTACGGATATTACGGTAGTACAATAG